In one Rhodanobacteraceae bacterium genomic region, the following are encoded:
- a CDS encoding oligopeptide transporter, OPT family: MQAAAAPPQLTFRAVTLSIILAVVLAAANTYLGLFAGLTIASAIPAAVVSMAVLRLLGGGHILENNIVQTGASAGSSIASGVIFTIPALLILGYWDDFKYSWVLAIAGLGGLLGVLFSVPLRRSLIVDQGLAFPEGKAAAEVLKAGDNPSEGVRLLAIAAFLGGFVKLAAGSGLRLITDTAAHATYFGKSIAYVGTNLSPALFGVGYIVGLNIGIVVLAGGILGWNIAMPIYSTFFMHLDPALATAVVGASAEDAAYAIWSAQIRYLGVGAMLVGGVWTLISLRNSLFSGIKSGLKATSSLAGAKPLHTDQDLPMKAILIGIVVFTIPLALLYHAIVGTWGISLIMTIIMIVAGFLFVSVSAYMAGLVGSSNNPVSGITICTILFAALVLVLLMGRDAAIGPVAAIMIGAVVCCAACIGGDNLQDLKCGYIVGATPWRQEVMLAIGAVSSALVMAPVLNLLVKAYGLGVPTAEHPNPLLAPQANLMASVAKGIFGGQLPWGTIAVGAGIGVLIIILDSWLKATGKTFRTPVLACAVGIYLPIELSVPIFFGGLVAHLVERRAKLKAEDHEGRDRLHRKGTLFSAGLITGEALMGIFIAIPIVVAGRPDVLALPESLHFGGWLGLLMVAGIAWLLYREARPQANSA; encoded by the coding sequence ATGCAAGCCGCAGCCGCACCACCGCAACTCACATTCCGAGCCGTCACGCTGTCGATCATTCTTGCCGTGGTGTTGGCGGCCGCGAACACCTATCTGGGACTGTTTGCCGGCCTGACCATCGCTTCGGCGATACCAGCGGCGGTGGTGTCGATGGCGGTACTGCGCCTGCTGGGAGGCGGTCACATCCTCGAAAACAATATCGTCCAGACCGGCGCCTCGGCCGGTTCGTCGATTGCCTCCGGCGTCATCTTCACCATCCCAGCACTGCTGATACTGGGCTACTGGGACGACTTCAAGTACTCCTGGGTGCTGGCCATCGCCGGCCTTGGCGGACTGCTAGGCGTGCTTTTCTCGGTGCCTCTGCGGCGCTCGCTGATTGTTGACCAGGGCCTGGCTTTCCCCGAAGGCAAGGCTGCCGCCGAGGTACTCAAGGCAGGCGACAATCCCTCCGAAGGTGTGCGCCTGCTGGCCATTGCCGCTTTCCTGGGCGGCTTCGTCAAGCTGGCCGCAGGCAGCGGCCTGCGGCTGATCACAGATACCGCGGCGCATGCGACCTACTTCGGCAAGTCCATTGCCTACGTCGGCACCAATCTGTCGCCAGCACTGTTCGGCGTCGGCTATATCGTAGGACTCAACATCGGCATCGTCGTACTTGCCGGCGGCATTCTCGGCTGGAATATCGCCATGCCGATCTACAGCACCTTCTTCATGCATCTGGATCCGGCACTGGCCACAGCGGTCGTCGGCGCCAGCGCCGAAGATGCAGCCTACGCGATCTGGTCTGCACAGATACGATACCTGGGCGTGGGCGCCATGCTGGTGGGTGGCGTCTGGACACTGATTTCGCTGCGCAATTCGCTGTTTTCCGGCATCAAGAGCGGTCTCAAGGCCACCAGCAGTCTGGCCGGCGCAAAGCCACTGCACACCGACCAGGATCTGCCGATGAAGGCGATTCTGATCGGCATTGTCGTGTTCACCATTCCGCTGGCTCTGCTCTATCACGCCATCGTCGGCACCTGGGGTATCAGCCTGATCATGACCATCATCATGATCGTCGCCGGCTTTCTGTTTGTCTCGGTGTCCGCCTACATGGCCGGCCTGGTTGGATCCTCCAATAACCCGGTTTCGGGCATCACCATCTGCACCATCTTGTTTGCGGCGCTGGTACTGGTACTGCTGATGGGCCGCGATGCGGCCATTGGCCCGGTGGCAGCCATCATGATCGGTGCCGTCGTCTGTTGTGCCGCCTGCATTGGCGGCGACAATCTGCAGGACCTCAAGTGCGGCTATATCGTGGGTGCCACTCCCTGGCGACAAGAGGTCATGTTGGCCATCGGCGCGGTGTCCTCGGCGCTGGTCATGGCACCGGTACTGAACCTCTTGGTCAAGGCCTACGGCTTGGGGGTACCGACGGCCGAGCATCCGAATCCGCTGCTCGCTCCGCAGGCCAATCTGATGGCCTCGGTCGCCAAAGGCATATTCGGTGGCCAATTGCCCTGGGGAACCATAGCCGTGGGCGCCGGTATCGGTGTTCTGATCATCATCCTGGACAGCTGGCTGAAGGCGACCGGCAAGACCTTCCGCACGCCGGTATTGGCCTGCGCCGTGGGCATCTATCTGCCGATCGAGCTCAGCGTGCCGATCTTCTTCGGAGGGCTGGTGGCGCATCTGGTGGAGCGCCGTGCCAAGCTCAAGGCCGAAGATCACGAAGGCCGCGATCGGCTGCACCGCAAGGGCACGCTGTTCTCGGCGGGCCTGATCACGGGTGAGGCACTGATGGGCATCTTCATCGCCATTCCGATTGTCGTCGCCGGCCGCCCGGATGTGCTGGCCCTGCCCGAGAGCCTGCATTTCGGCGGATGGCTGGGACTGCTCATGGTCGCCGGCATTGCCTGGTTGCTGTATCGCGAGGCCCGGCCGCAGGCGAACTCGGCCTGA